A stretch of DNA from Candidatus Rokuibacteriota bacterium:
GTGAACGCCGCGGTGCTCGACGACCTCGAGCGCGCGGTGGACAGGCTGGCCGGGACCGACGCCGTGCGGGTGGTGGTGCTCACGGGAGCGGGGCGCGCCTTCGTGGGCGGCGGGGACATCGCCCACATGGGCGCGCTCACCCCCGACGAGGGCGAGCGCTTCGTCTATCGCGGCCAGGCGCTGCTCCGGCGCCTCGAGCGGCTGCGCCAGGTGTCCCTCGCCGCCGTCAATGGGTGGGCGCTGGGCGGCGGGCTCGAGATCGCGCTGGCCTGCGACCTGCGCCTCGCCGCCGAGACGGCGGAGCTGGGGGTGCCCGAGGTCTCCGTTGGGCTCATCCCCGGCTGGGGCGGCACCCAGCGGCTGGTGAGGCTCCTGGGCCGCGGCATCGCCAAGGACCTGGTCTTCACCGGCCGCCGCGTTCCCGCGGCCGAGGCGCTCGCCCTCGGTCTGGTCAACCGCGTCGTGCCGGCGGACGGGCTCCTCGAGGCCTGCCGCGCGATGGCGGCCGCCATCGTCCGCAACAGCCCCATCGCCGTGCGCCAGGCCAAGAAGGCCATCGACGAGGGCGCCGATCTCTCGCTCGACCAGGGCCTTGTCGTCGAGGCCGAGGCCTGGCTCGTCAACTTCTG
This window harbors:
- a CDS encoding enoyl-CoA hydratase/isomerase family protein; protein product: MTATVRLDLDWAPSAALLTFDRPEALNAVNAAVLDDLERAVDRLAGTDAVRVVVLTGAGRAFVGGGDIAHMGALTPDEGERFVYRGQALLRRLERLRQVSLAAVNGWALGGGLEIALACDLRLAAETAELGVPEVSVGLIPGWGGTQRLVRLLGRGIAKDLVFTGRRVPAAEALALGLVNRVVPADGLLEACRAMAAAIVRNSPIAVRQAKKAIDEGADLSLDQGLVVEAEAWLVNFCSADRVEGLRAFVEKRRPAWRGHHGAAG